A window of Aliarcobacter trophiarum LMG 25534 contains these coding sequences:
- a CDS encoding YnfA family protein gives MLGNLGVFFIAAFFEILGCFAFWSYFRLERSSLWLFLGVVSLIFFAYILTKIDVEHAGRVYAIYGGIYIISSLVWLVLVEKESFNKWDIIGSLIAVLGASIILFGNQK, from the coding sequence ATGTTAGGAAATTTAGGAGTTTTTTTTATTGCTGCTTTTTTTGAGATCTTAGGATGCTTCGCCTTTTGGTCATATTTTAGACTAGAAAGAAGCTCTTTGTGGCTTTTTTTAGGAGTTGTTTCTTTGATTTTCTTTGCATATATTTTAACAAAAATTGATGTGGAACATGCAGGAAGAGTATATGCAATTTATGGTGGAATTTATATTATAAGCTCTCTAGTATGGTTAGTTTTAGTTGAAAAAGAGAGTTTTAACAAATGGGATATAATAGGCTCTTTAATAGCAGTTTTAGGAGCTTCTATAATACTTTTTGGAAATCAAAAATAA
- a CDS encoding permease, translating to MFDWLVNLSAILVFDKFGFEKGSHFGEALHFFIYDTIKIFILIIAIIYIVTFLRSYLPVEKVRDYLSGKHKIVGHIFAALFGMTTPFCSCSAIPLFIGFLQARIPLGVTFSYLISAPLGDAVVIAMLFSIFGLKITLFYIGFALLIAICAGLLIGALNLEKEVLIEVKPLNSCCNSIENSQTTLKAKVKESFEYTKDIFKKLYIYVIIGIAIGAFIHGYVPAGFIEKYAGGDVWYAPIVAVVMAVPMYSNAAGILPLIEVLTQKGVLMGTALSFMMAVVAVSLPEAMILRRVISLKLIAIFFGVVTCAIIMAGYIFNYLIG from the coding sequence ATGTTTGATTGGCTTGTAAATCTAAGTGCAATTCTAGTTTTTGATAAGTTTGGATTTGAAAAAGGTAGCCATTTTGGCGAGGCCCTACACTTTTTTATATATGATACTATTAAAATATTTATTTTAATTATAGCTATTATTTATATTGTTACATTTTTAAGAAGCTATCTTCCTGTTGAAAAAGTAAGAGACTATTTAAGTGGAAAACATAAAATTGTAGGGCATATATTTGCAGCACTTTTTGGCATGACAACACCTTTTTGTTCTTGTAGTGCAATTCCACTATTTATAGGTTTTCTTCAAGCAAGAATTCCTTTAGGAGTTACTTTTAGCTACTTAATCTCTGCACCACTTGGAGATGCAGTTGTAATAGCTATGTTGTTCTCAATTTTTGGTTTAAAAATAACTCTATTTTATATTGGTTTTGCACTACTTATAGCAATTTGTGCTGGACTTTTAATTGGAGCTTTAAATTTAGAAAAAGAGGTTTTAATTGAGGTTAAACCACTAAATAGCTGTTGCAATAGTATTGAAAATAGCCAAACTACTCTAAAAGCTAAAGTAAAAGAGTCTTTTGAATATACAAAAGATATATTTAAAAAACTATATATATATGTAATTATTGGTATAGCAATTGGTGCATTTATTCATGGATATGTTCCAGCTGGATTTATAGAAAAATATGCTGGTGGAGATGTTTGGTATGCACCAATAGTTGCAGTTGTTATGGCAGTTCCTATGTACTCAAATGCAGCTGGTATTTTACCTCTAATTGAAGTTTTAACTCAAAAAGGAGTTTTAATGGGAACAGCACTATCATTTATGATGGCAGTTGTTGCGGTTAGTCTTCCTGAAGCTATGATTTTAAGAAGAGTAATAAGTTTAAAATTAATAGCGATATTTTTTGGAGTAGTTACTTGTGCTATTATTATGGCTGGATATATATTTAACTACTTAATAGGATAA
- a CDS encoding arsenate reductase ArsC — MDKKVLILCTGNSCRSIIAEALINAKLNGVTANSSGVKASGKVNPNAKKLLIEKGIWKEEYYSKTLETVINNEYDLIVTVCSHANENCPIFPKVVKTIHIGFSDPDGKDFDAFIDTYNKIEEILLPKVKELLDV; from the coding sequence ATGGATAAAAAAGTTTTGATATTATGTACAGGTAACTCTTGTAGAAGTATTATCGCGGAAGCGTTAATAAATGCTAAATTAAATGGAGTTACTGCAAATAGTAGTGGAGTAAAAGCTAGTGGTAAAGTAAACCCAAATGCAAAAAAGCTACTTATAGAAAAAGGTATCTGGAAAGAGGAGTATTATTCAAAAACTCTTGAAACTGTAATAAATAATGAATATGATTTAATAGTAACAGTTTGTAGCCATGCAAACGAGAACTGTCCAATATTTCCAAAAGTAGTAAAAACAATACATATTGGATTTTCTGATCCAGATGGAAAAGATTTTGATGCATTTATAGATACATATAATAAGATAGAAGAGATATTACTTCCAAAAGTTAAGGAGCTATTAGATGTTTGA
- a CDS encoding gamma-glutamylcyclotransferase family protein, with protein MKDSLFVYGTLMPNCPNAYVLEDIVGKFVPATVKGKLVDAGWSAGMGYPGIRLELGNDTIHGFLFYSDNLINHWENLDIFEGEEFVRTPIIVERYDEVEVETYIYTLKDGILEDDQNY; from the coding sequence TTGAAAGATTCACTTTTTGTATATGGTACACTTATGCCAAACTGCCCAAATGCTTATGTTTTAGAAGATATTGTAGGAAAATTTGTCCCTGCAACTGTAAAAGGTAAACTAGTAGATGCTGGTTGGAGTGCAGGAATGGGCTATCCTGGAATTAGGCTTGAATTGGGAAATGATACTATTCATGGGTTTTTATTCTACTCTGATAATTTAATAAACCATTGGGAAAACCTTGATATTTTTGAAGGTGAAGAGTTTGTACGAACACCTATAATTGTTGAAAGATACGATGAAGTTGAGGTAGAAACTTATATTTATACTCTAAAAGATGGGATTTTGGAAGATGACCAAAATTATTAA
- the tkt gene encoding transketolase, whose protein sequence is MSKELLQKQADTIRFLAADMVQRANSGHPGAPMGLADIATVLSKHLNINPADEKWLNRDRLVFSGGHATGLVYSLLHLWGFDVSVNDMKNFRQSGSKTPGHPEFGHTHGIEITTGPLGQGVANAVGFAMASKYAQNLLGNDVINHKVYCLCGDGDLQEGISYEATASAGHMKLDNLVIVYDSNSITIEGDTSIAWSENVKKRFQAIDFEVIEIDGHNFDQIDKAFIQAKKSTQPVLIIAKTVIAKGAVTLEGSHHSHGAPLGVDEIKQAKIKAGFNPDEEFFVPADVKGAFDKLIIGSTAQNIWRDSLSNEATKKIEELQNPDYSKIIYPTFEEGSSVATRDSNHKILNAIASAIPSFLGGSADLAPSNKTELKNMGDFPNGRNIHFGIKEHAMAAMVNAMNLYGLFKVYSATFFVFSDYLKPSARIAALANIPQHFIWTHDSIGVGEDGPTHQPIEHLSQFRALPNFYTFRPADASENIKAWKKALTMQSPTAFVCSRQGLKVLKDDRVYGDVENGGYLLKQRANADITIMASGSEVTLALQTACALEKEGIIANIVSVPCFDLLLEQTKEYIEKIIDPNTRVYAVEAARGLEYYKFADVVFGMDSFGASAPAGELFEEFGFTIDKLKEKIKEDFKTTNK, encoded by the coding sequence ATGTCAAAAGAACTTCTACAAAAACAAGCAGATACTATAAGATTTTTAGCTGCTGATATGGTACAAAGAGCGAACTCTGGACACCCTGGAGCTCCTATGGGTTTAGCAGATATTGCAACAGTTTTAAGCAAACACTTAAATATAAATCCAGCAGATGAAAAGTGGCTAAATAGAGATAGGTTAGTATTCTCAGGTGGACATGCAACTGGTCTGGTTTACTCTTTACTTCATTTATGGGGATTTGATGTATCTGTAAATGATATGAAAAACTTTAGACAATCTGGTTCAAAAACACCAGGGCATCCTGAATTTGGACATACTCACGGAATCGAAATAACAACAGGTCCATTAGGGCAAGGAGTAGCAAATGCAGTTGGTTTTGCAATGGCTTCTAAATATGCACAAAATTTATTAGGAAATGATGTAATAAACCATAAAGTATATTGTCTTTGTGGAGATGGAGATTTACAAGAAGGAATCTCTTATGAAGCAACTGCAAGTGCTGGGCATATGAAACTTGATAATCTTGTAATAGTTTATGATAGCAACTCAATAACTATTGAAGGTGATACAAGTATTGCTTGGAGTGAAAATGTTAAAAAAAGATTTCAAGCAATAGATTTTGAAGTAATTGAAATAGATGGACATAATTTTGACCAAATTGATAAAGCTTTTATTCAAGCTAAAAAATCAACTCAACCTGTACTTATTATTGCAAAAACAGTAATTGCAAAAGGAGCGGTTACTCTTGAGGGAAGTCACCATTCACACGGAGCACCACTAGGAGTTGATGAGATAAAACAAGCAAAAATAAAAGCTGGGTTTAACCCAGATGAGGAGTTTTTTGTACCAGCTGATGTAAAAGGTGCCTTTGATAAATTAATTATAGGAAGTACAGCACAGAATATTTGGAGAGATAGTTTAAGCAATGAAGCTACTAAAAAAATAGAGGAGCTACAAAATCCAGATTATAGTAAGATTATATATCCTACTTTTGAAGAGGGAAGCAGTGTTGCTACAAGAGATTCAAATCATAAAATTTTAAATGCAATTGCAAGTGCAATTCCTAGCTTCTTAGGTGGAAGTGCTGATTTAGCACCATCAAATAAAACAGAATTGAAAAATATGGGAGATTTTCCAAATGGTAGAAATATCCATTTTGGTATAAAAGAACATGCAATGGCTGCCATGGTAAATGCTATGAATTTATATGGACTATTTAAAGTTTATAGTGCTACATTTTTTGTTTTTAGTGATTATCTAAAACCTAGTGCTAGAATTGCGGCTTTAGCAAATATTCCACAACATTTTATTTGGACACATGATAGTATAGGAGTTGGAGAAGATGGACCAACTCACCAACCAATAGAACATTTAAGTCAATTTAGAGCTTTACCAAATTTTTATACATTTAGACCAGCAGATGCAAGTGAAAATATAAAAGCATGGAAAAAAGCACTTACTATGCAAAGTCCAACAGCATTTGTATGTTCAAGACAAGGTTTAAAAGTTTTAAAGGATGATAGAGTTTACGGAGATGTTGAAAATGGTGGATATTTACTAAAACAAAGAGCTAATGCAGATATTACAATAATGGCAAGTGGTAGTGAGGTAACTTTAGCTCTTCAAACTGCTTGTGCCTTAGAAAAAGAGGGAATAATTGCAAATATAGTTTCTGTTCCTTGCTTTGATCTACTTTTAGAACAGACAAAAGAGTATATAGAAAAAATAATAGACCCAAACACAAGAGTTTATGCGGTTGAAGCAGCACGTGGACTTGAGTACTATAAATTTGCAGATGTAGTATTTGGAATGGATAGTTTTGGAGCAAGTGCACCAGCTGGTGAGCTTTTTGAAGAGTTTGGATTCACTATTGATAAGCTAAAAGAGAAAATAAAAGAGGATTTTAAAACAACTAACAAATAG
- a CDS encoding MFS transporter: MTKEQNRVIWALIISSSLILAITMGARQSLGLFVEPLHNNSSFDIVTISLALAIGQLTWGFVQPFFGAIAYKKGSLGVLIFGSILMFIGLLLTPFIKGEFTLIIFFGVLISAGAGAGAFSILIGTVSKSIPNHKRSFAAGFINAGGSFGQFVYAPITQAFINIFGWVWALIALAFSTLITIPLARKLTKKEKTVEKIEDENSTKLKEQIFIAIKDKSYIFLNLGFFTCGFHVAFLTTHLPGEVVLCGHSANVSAFSLALIGFFNIFGSLYAGYLGTKFKMKYILFGIYFSRALMIIVYILSPKTELTFYIFAIFIGLTWLATVPPTAGIVGKLFGTKYLGTLFGLTLLSHQIGAFLGAYLGGLAVSFSGNFIWMWYLDIVLALLAAFINLPIKEESIK, from the coding sequence ATGACAAAAGAGCAAAATAGAGTAATTTGGGCTTTAATAATATCATCATCACTTATTTTGGCAATTACTATGGGAGCTAGACAAAGCCTTGGGCTTTTTGTAGAACCCCTTCACAATAATAGCTCTTTTGATATAGTAACTATTAGTTTAGCTTTGGCTATTGGACAATTAACTTGGGGATTTGTACAACCATTTTTTGGTGCAATTGCATATAAAAAAGGCTCTCTTGGAGTTTTGATTTTTGGTTCTATTTTAATGTTTATTGGTTTACTCTTAACTCCTTTTATTAAAGGTGAATTTACTTTAATTATATTTTTTGGAGTTTTAATCTCAGCTGGAGCAGGAGCAGGTGCATTTTCTATACTTATTGGGACAGTTTCCAAATCAATTCCAAATCATAAAAGGTCTTTTGCTGCTGGATTTATAAATGCAGGGGGCTCATTTGGACAGTTTGTTTATGCACCAATTACTCAAGCTTTTATAAATATTTTTGGCTGGGTTTGGGCATTAATAGCTCTTGCTTTTTCAACTCTTATTACAATTCCTTTAGCAAGAAAGCTTACAAAAAAAGAGAAAACTGTTGAAAAAATAGAAGATGAAAATAGTACAAAACTAAAAGAGCAGATATTTATAGCAATAAAAGATAAAAGCTATATATTTTTAAATCTAGGATTTTTTACTTGTGGTTTTCATGTTGCTTTTCTTACAACTCATCTTCCAGGAGAAGTAGTACTTTGTGGACATAGTGCAAATGTATCTGCTTTCTCTTTGGCATTAATTGGGTTTTTTAATATTTTTGGAAGTTTGTATGCTGGATATTTGGGAACAAAATTTAAAATGAAATATATTTTATTTGGAATATATTTTTCAAGAGCTTTAATGATTATTGTTTATATCTTAAGCCCAAAAACAGAGCTTACTTTTTATATATTTGCAATATTTATAGGTCTTACATGGCTAGCAACAGTACCACCAACTGCTGGAATTGTTGGAAAGCTTTTTGGTACAAAATATTTGGGGACTCTATTTGGGCTTACTTTACTATCTCATCAAATTGGAGCTTTTTTAGGTGCATATTTGGGTGGTTTAGCTGTTTCATTTAGTGGAAATTTTATTTGGATGTGGTATTTAGATATTGTTTTAGCGCTTCTTGCTGCTTTTATAAATTTACCAATAAAAGAAGAAAGTATAAAATAG
- a CDS encoding transporter substrate-binding domain-containing protein, which yields MRLFFLILLFFNFVYSSQEIAFSNSSKEYIDKNIFNIAITKNWYPFSFRGDKGEASGISSEYWDLVVQKLGLKTNNIFYDSFYDQLEALKAGKSDIIFSAGDSSTLNRSFATFSKEYLIFPISIATKKDENFIESFNEIKDKKIAVGNNFTSHNILKEHYSNIDFILVDNPKSGLEKVLNDEAFAYIDVKPVLTYNIAKFEFDELKVSGNSGFNYLLKIMVRNEHKELIPLINQAIDSIDKKELDEIVLKWNNVQFQSFIDYKTILFLVVIIFLGTLAFTHRNVTLNILNKKLLKTVEDKTKELQNLNKNLQNMVNAKTNELLEKDAIINQQSKMAAMGEMLENIAHQWRQPLSIISTIVTSMKLKKELGMLQDDEFVRNMDMINKSSQHLSNTIDDFRNFFKVEKESIEFDISKSIEKAIYLLSSRIENHDIKIVQNLSTVYITSYENEFIQVLINILNNSIDILKDKNQNDRYIFLDLYTKDQNVVLKIKDSGGGIDNSLISRIFEPYFTTKYKSQGTGIGLYMSIEIISKHLNGELTVTNQEFSYKNSSFIGAEFTIKIPIR from the coding sequence ATGAGACTATTTTTTCTTATACTTCTTTTCTTTAATTTTGTTTATTCAAGCCAAGAAATAGCATTTTCAAACAGCAGTAAAGAGTATATAGATAAAAATATTTTTAATATAGCAATTACAAAAAATTGGTATCCTTTTAGCTTTAGGGGAGATAAAGGGGAAGCTTCTGGTATCTCTTCTGAGTATTGGGATTTAGTAGTACAAAAATTGGGATTAAAGACAAATAATATATTTTATGATAGCTTTTATGATCAACTAGAAGCTTTGAAAGCTGGAAAGAGTGATATTATTTTTAGTGCAGGAGATAGTAGCACTTTAAATAGATCCTTTGCAACATTTTCAAAAGAGTATTTAATTTTTCCAATCTCTATTGCCACAAAAAAAGATGAAAATTTTATAGAGAGTTTTAATGAAATTAAAGATAAAAAAATAGCAGTTGGAAATAACTTTACATCACATAATATTTTAAAAGAACACTACTCTAATATAGATTTTATACTAGTAGATAATCCAAAAAGTGGATTGGAAAAAGTCTTAAATGATGAGGCTTTTGCTTATATAGATGTTAAGCCTGTTCTTACATATAATATTGCTAAATTTGAGTTCGATGAACTAAAAGTTAGTGGTAATAGTGGTTTTAACTACTTATTAAAAATTATGGTTAGAAATGAACATAAAGAGTTAATTCCTTTAATAAATCAAGCAATTGATAGTATTGATAAAAAAGAGCTAGATGAGATTGTTTTAAAATGGAACAATGTACAATTTCAAAGCTTTATAGACTATAAAACAATACTATTTTTAGTTGTAATTATTTTTTTAGGAACTTTAGCTTTTACACATAGAAATGTGACATTAAATATTTTAAATAAAAAACTTTTAAAAACTGTAGAAGATAAGACAAAAGAGTTACAAAATTTAAATAAAAACTTACAAAATATGGTAAATGCAAAGACAAATGAGTTATTAGAAAAAGATGCTATTATAAATCAACAATCAAAAATGGCAGCAATGGGAGAGATGCTTGAAAATATAGCTCATCAGTGGAGGCAACCATTATCTATAATCTCAACTATTGTAACTTCAATGAAGCTAAAGAAAGAGTTAGGAATGCTACAAGATGATGAGTTTGTAAGAAATATGGATATGATAAATAAATCATCTCAACACCTATCAAATACCATAGATGATTTTAGAAACTTTTTTAAAGTTGAAAAAGAGAGTATAGAGTTTGACATTTCTAAATCTATCGAAAAGGCTATCTATCTTTTAAGTAGTAGGATTGAAAATCATGATATTAAAATAGTTCAAAACCTATCAACTGTTTACATAACTAGTTATGAAAATGAGTTTATTCAGGTACTAATAAATATTTTAAATAACTCAATAGATATTTTAAAAGATAAAAATCAAAATGATAGATATATTTTTTTAGATCTTTATACAAAAGATCAAAATGTGGTTTTAAAAATAAAAGATAGTGGTGGAGGGATTGATAATAGTTTAATATCACGAATATTTGAACCATATTTTACAACTAAATATAAAAGTCAGGGTACTGGAATAGGACTTTATATGTCTATAGAGATTATTTCAAAGCATTTAAATGGGGAATTAACCGTTACAAATCAAGAGTTTAGTTATAAAAATTCTAGTTTTATTGGAGCAGAATTTACAATTAAAATTCCTATAAGATA